The genomic region AAGGCTAGCCTACCCTTTCCGAGATTACGAAAGGTTTGTGTCACGTAATCGTTCCGAGTGGCCAGAATAACTGCCCGGCGCCTTGCCAGCCAACGGTGAACAGTGGTTCACTCGAAGGAGTAAACGCCCGTTCACCCTCTACACGGGACCTCTCCCCGCAAAGGCCTGCCGCACATGACAGCACCCCCCACCCCGAAACCGACCCGCAGCCCGTCCGCCATCACCACGGTCCTGGCGCTCAGCGGCACGCTTGTGGCGCTCATGCAGACCCTGGTGGTGCCGCTGCTGCCCGACTTTCCGCGGATTCTGTCGGTCACTCCTGACGACGCATCCTGGCTGGTGACAGCGACGCTCCTCGCCAGCGCCGTCGCCACCCCGATCGTGTCCCGCAGCGCCGACATGTACGGCAAGCGGAAGATGATGGTCATCTGCCTGGCCATCATGGTGGCCGGTTCGGTCATGGCTGCCCTGGGCGGGACCTTCCTGTGGCTGATTATCGGACGGGCGCTCCAAGGGTTCTCCGCATCACTGATCCCGGTGGGCATCAGCATCATGCGCGATGAACTGCCCAAGGAAAAGATGGGCTCCGCGGTGGCACTCATGAGCGCCACCCTGGGCATCGGCAGCGCCATGGGCCTGCCCCTGGCCGGCCTCCTCTATGAGAGCCTCGGCTGGACGTCGATCTTCTGGGTTTCCGCGGCCGCCGGCACGCTGCTGCTGCTGGCGGTTGTACTCGTGGTCCCGGAATCCAAGGTGCGCACTCCCGGCCGCTTCGACTACGCGGGCGCTCTTGTGCTCTCCGCCGCACTGGGATCGCTGCTGCTGGCCATTTCCAAGGGCGGCGCCTGGGGCTGGGGCTCGGAACCTGTGCTCCTGCTGTTCCTCGCGGCGGCGCTGCTGCTGGCCATCTGGATTCCCTACGAACTCAGGGTGGGCCAGCCCATGGTGGATCTTCGCACCACGGCGCGGCGGCCTGTCCTGATGACCAACCTCGCGTCGCTGCTGATCGGTTTCGCCATGTTCGCCAACATGCTCCTGACCACCCAGCAGCTTCAGCTCCCCCGCGCCACCGGCTACGGCTTTGAACTGAACGTCATCACCGCTGGCCTCTGCATGGTGCCGTCCGGACTGGCCATGGTGGTGTTCGCCCCGGTGTCCGGCGGCATCATCCGGCGCTTCGGGGGCAGGTCCGCCCTGATGACCGGCGCGGCCGTGATGATCGTGGGGTACGTGGGCCGGGTGTTCTTCTACGACTCCATCACGTGGGTGATCATCGGCTCCACGGTGGTGAGCGTCGGCACGGCCATCGCCTACGCCGCCATGCCAACGCTGATCATGGGTGCCGTCCCGATCACGGAGACCGCCTCCGCCAACGGTCTGAACAGCCTGGTCCGCTCCATTGGCACGTCGACGTCCAGCGCCGCCGTCGCCGCCGTGCTCACCTCTGTCACCATTCCGCTCGGCGCCGCCCGGCTGCCCTCGTTCGATGCCTTCAGGGATGTGTTCTGGATGGCCGCGCTGGCGTCCGCCGCCTCCGCCCTCGCCGCCATCTTCATTCCGCGCATCACCACCCACCGCCCCGCCGCGCCGGCGTCGGCAGAGCTGGTGGTGCAGGGGCGCGTCCTGGCACCAGACCACCGCCCGCTCACGCCCGCCGTCGTCACCGTCCTCCAGACGGAGGGCGAGCGGGTCGACTGGAGCCGCGTGGACACCGACGGCAACTATTCCGTGGCGCTGCCGGGCGCCGGGAAGTACCTGGTGGTGGCCAACGCGGCGGGCTGGGCGCCGATGGCCGAGGTCTTCGATTTCGACGGCCGCACGCTGAGGCAGAACTTCCTCCTGCACGAGCGGCTCGCAATCAGCGGCCGGGCGGCCATTGGCCGCGAGCCCGTGGCCGGCGCCGTGGTGACGCTGCTGCACGCCACCGGCGAGCATGTGGACACCGCCAGGACGGACGACGACGGCGTGTACACACTTCCGCTGCCCGCCACCGGACGCTACATAGTGACTATGCTTCATCCCGTGACTCATCAAGCCGTGGCGCGGAAGCTCGCCGTCGACAACCGGTCCGTGACCGTGGACCTTACAGCCGAACACCTTCCCGAAGGGACCGGCGCCGGACAGACCAGCGCAGAACGGACCGGCGGGGAGCCGGTGCGAGCATGAGCAGCCCCAGCCAGGAGTCCATCCTCACCGCAGCCGGGCGGCTGTTCGGCGAACGGGGCTACCGGGCGGTGACGGTCCGCGACATCGCTGCGGAGGCCGGGGTTTCGGCTGCCCTGGTGATGAAACTGTTCATCTCCAAGGCCAAGCTGTTCGCGGCGGTGCAGCCGGATGAGTCGCTGCTCACCGAACTGACCGTCCCGCCATCCGAACTCGGCGGCGCCCTGGTCTTCCGGGTGCTGATGCGGCGGGAACGGGGCATGCAGGAACCCTGGGCCATCATTCCGATCAATGTTCACGATGCCCCGGACCCAGACGCGGCACGGAACGAATTGCGCGAACGCTACCTCGGCAGCATCGCAAAGCTGATCGGGGATGCGACGCCGGACCGCCGCTATGCCTCGACGGTCACCGCGCTGATGACAGGGTTTGGCGAAACCGTGCGGACCCTCGGACTCTTCGACGGCTGGGACTTTGACGAGCTGGTGGCCTACTACGGCGGGATTGTCCAGGCCCAGATCGACGCCTGCACGGCCGCACATCCCTCCCCGCCCGTCCCCTAACCTCGCAAGCTCGGCCAAGGAACCCGGCGGTCGTGGCCCCGGCAACACTTCCCGATGGATCTCCCATGCAAGAAATCACCGCCCAACAGGTACGCTCCTCGTTCATCAACGCCAGCCGCTCGGAGGCCGCCAAGCTCTGGGTGGCCAAACGGGCCGGGCAGTCCGGCCGTGACGGCAACACGGCGGGCACGCTTATCTGTGCGGACTTCCTGTGCTGCGGAAACGTGCGGGTGGAGCCGCCCGCCAACGAGATCAACCCGAACCCGGCCGCCGTCGTCGTGCGCCAGATCGACGGGCTGCTGGCGCGGACCGGCCAGTTCCTGGACCGGGTCCGCGGCCGGTAGTGGACAGCTCAACCGGCGATGTCCTAGCTGTACGAGATGCTCAGCAGCAGCGCCTTGAGGGCCTGCCCCTCGGTGCCCGCCAGCCAGGACTTGGCCGCGGCGTCATTGGCGAAGGGCTTCTCGATGAACTGCACGTCCGCCACGATCACACCGTCCCTGGCGCGGATGATGCCGTCGAGCGCGGAGCCCTGTCCTGGCTTGGGGGCCCTGCCGCCAGGTGCATGCGGTAGGTCGCATTGCTGTCATCCGGTCCACGTAGAACGCGTACTGGCGGCCGGCGCGGGCTGCGCCGCGAGGCCCCACCAGGGCCAGCGCAATAAATCCATCGATTTGTTATAGACCGGGAGAAGCGTTCCGGACTAGCGCAGCACGATATCCACGGGATTGGCCTCGGACCGCCACTGCCCTTCTGTTCCCGGTTTCGGGGTGATAACGGGAGCAGTGAGCACGCCGGAGCGGTTGGTGCGCCTGTCCCGCAGGATCTCGGTGACCGAGCCCAGGTGCCGGGACAGGTCTATGACGTTCTCTGGTGCCGCAAGTAGCAGCTGGAAGCCAAACTCATGCAGCGCCTTGATGCCGGCGCCGGCGAATTCCTCGGAAGCCAGCACGAACGCCTCGTCCATCATCACCGTGCCGTACGTGGTGAAGCCCTGCTCGGCGATGCCCAGCTGGTAGCTCAGCGCCGCCGCCATGATGAACGCGGTGAACCGCTGGCGTTCACCGCCGGACATGGAGCCGGTGTCTGCGTGCATGAACACTTCCGTGCGCTTGCCACCCTTCTTCCCGGGGGCGTCCACCTCGCGGTGCTCCTTGCACTGGATGAACAGGTGGCCGCGCACATCCAGCACCTCGGCCCGCCAGCGCCGGTCCTCGGGAGTCTGCGACCCCAGCCGCTTCACCAGCGTCTCCAGCGACTTGTAGCGGGCGGTCAGTTCGGCGTCGTCATTCTGGCCCGCGTGAGCGGTTTCAGTCTTGCCATGCCGTGTGTGGCGGGTCTTCAGCGCGTTCTGGATGGCGTCCTTGAACTGCTTGGCCGTGGCCGGCAGGGTCTGCTTGATGTCGAGTTCCAGGTAGCTGCCTTCGTGGAAATTCACCTCGGACAGGATGCCGTTCAGCGGCAGGATCCTGCTGGTGATGGAACGGCGCTCCTCATCCAGCAGGTGGAGCAGGGTGCTGAACGACTCGTGCGTGCGCTGGTTGAAGAACTGCCGGAACTCGGCCTCCTGCGCGGGAAGCCCATCATTGATGATCGCGTGATACCGGGCCTCGAACTCGCCGACGGCGCCGATGGACGTGCCATGGTCGGCCGAAATGGCGGTGCCCCAGTCGCGGACGAAGCCTTCGAAGATCCGCGTGAGCCGCTCCGACGTGGCCTGGGCGCGGGACTCTGCACCGTGCAGTTCGCCGAGAAGCTGGGTCCGCACCCGGCCGGCGAGGTTGTCCAGTTCATGCATTTCCGTGACGTCGCCGAATTCGGCGAAGTAGGGCGCCAGTGCTGCGGTGGTGGAGTCCGACGGCGGGGCTTGGTTCAGGCGGGTGCGTCCGGCTTCCAGCAGTGAATCGGAGGCGGTGAGCTGCTGGTCCAATGCCTTGTATTCGCTCTGCAGCACCGCGGCGGCCTCCGTGCTGGACTGGTGCTTCTGGCGCGCCGCTTCAATGTTGGCGCGAAGCGGTTCGAGGTCAGCCTGGGCGGCGAGGGCGTCCTTGAGCCGCTGTTCAATCCTGCTGAGCTCGTCTGCAGCAACCGCTGCAGAGACCTGTTCCCACGGGCGGTGGTCCTCGGCCACCCGGCCGAGGGCCTCGAGCTGCCGTGACAGGCCCTGGTGTGATTCCTCGCGGCTTTGCGCCAGCTGCGCCGCCTTGGCCAGTTCCTGGCGCAGGTCTTCCACCTGCCCTGCCACGAGCTCCAGTTTGGAGGCGTTGTCGAACCCGAGGACGTAATCCTGGCGGCTGGTGAAGCGGTCGTCCTTCTCCACGGTGTGCCGGTTGCGTTTGACCACGCCGCCCAGGCTCAGGCCCCTGTCCAGGGCCGCCAGTTCGTCGGGGTTGTCCACGCACGGGTACGCGAAGTCGAGGGCGATCCGCTCACGGATCCACACTCCGGCTTCCGCATTTGTCCCGGTGGTGAGGATGTCCAGCTTGGTCAGCAGGTCGCCGTCGGCCACGTCCTCCACCGCGAGCGCCGCTCCGGCGAGCGGCTTGGAGACGTCCACCGCGCGCAAAGCGCCGCGCACCGTGTGGCCGTTCAGATAGCGGGTGACCGCGGCGAAGTGCTCGCCCGGAACAAGCAGGGTGGTGGCCAGGTTCCGCAGGGCACGTTCAGCTGCGGGCCGCCACTGCTCCTGGCCTTCGGCCAGGTCGATCAGCTCGCCGCCGAACGGCATCTGTTCTTCGGGGACGCCGGTGGCGGCCGCAATCGCCGCCCGGTTTTCAATGCTCGACGGCGGCAGCAGGGACTTGCGCGTTTTCAGCGACACAAGCTCCTGCTCCGCCGCGGCAAGCTCGCGCTTCTTCGTGGCATGGGCGTCGAAGGCCTCGAAACGGAGCTCCTGCAGGGCCGCGGAGTCATCCTTCAGCTCGGCCGAGCGGGTGGCCGCCTGTTCGTGCGCCTGCTCCCAGCCCTCAGCCGTCCACTCCAGATCCAGGCCGGCGTCCGTCAGCGCCTGCCGGGCCGCCTCTTCCACCTGCTGTCGGAGCTTCAGCCCTACCCGGGCGTTCTCGAGGGACTGCTCGATCGAGGAGATGGCGTTGCCGCCCTGGCTGTTGTACTCCGTCTCAAGCTGCCGGAGCTCCTTGGCCAGCCCGTCCCGCACGCCGCGTTCCGCTGCGAGCTCCCTCGCCTTCGCCTGGGCGAGCGCCTTGAAGCGGGCCAGCGTTTTCTCGTGCACGGTGACGGCAAGCTGCTGCCGGTAGGCCTCAAACTCCTCGCCCGCGAGCTCGCGGAGCCGGTTCGCGTCCAGCAGCGACTGGGCGTACTCCCTGTTCAGGCCCGGAACCGGGGCCAGCTGGTCGCGCTGCTGCCGGACGTCCTCCAGGCGCTGCCGGATGGACATGAGGTTGCTGAATTCCTCGACGACGTCGTCGGCCGCGGCCAGGGTGGCCGGGGCGTCCAGCACCTGGTCGCGGAAGAATGTGTTCACGCTGCCGCCGAGGCCCTTTCCGGCCTGGATGACACGGAGCAAGGGCAGCGCCTGGTCTGAGTTGATGCCCAGGAGCCGCCGGAACCGCTCCGCGAATGCCTTGTGGACGTCAAAGACCTGGGCGTCGGGGAAGATGCTCTCCAGCGCGGCCCTGGTGAAGCGCTTCTCGGCGATGTCCTCGATCGCGGCGAGGTCCAGCGGCCTGTTGTCAATCAGGTAGTACCGGCCGACGCTCGACTCCGTGCCGTTCTTGGGCAGGTCAAACAGCGCCGACACGGTCACCTTGGTGCCCGCCGCGTTGTCGAACGTCAGGGCTACGGCGGACCAGGTGGCACCGGGACGCTGGAACGCGCTGGCCGAGCCCTCCCCGACGGCTTTGTCCCCCACCTTGCCGCGCATGTACGTGAACGTGGTCCGTTTGTCCTCCATGGCGCCCGAGCGCTGCGCGGCGGCCTCGTTGGAGCGCGGCCGCGCGTCGAACACCCGCAGCATGGCGTCGAACAGCGTCGACTTGCCCACGCCCGAGTTGCCGGTCAGCAGGGTGCCGTTGCGGTCCACGTGCATCGTGTGCGCGCCGTGGAAGGTGCCCCAGTTGACCACCTGCACCAGCGCCAGGCGCATCTGGCCAGGGTTGACGACCTCGCCCAGCGGAAGCATGCTCGCAATGCTCACTTGGAGGCCTCCGCTTCGCTGGCCGCCTTCGACTCCGCAGCCCCGTCACCTTGGGCCTCATCGTCGGTGTCTTCCGCCGGGTCCGCCGTGTCTGCCTCGAGCTCAAGTAGGGGTTCTGTGCCTGACGGGTCTGCCGTGGCTGCCATTAGGGCTTCGATTTGGGCGGGAATGTCGCCTATGTTGTCGAAGGGGAGGGCCAGGGGCAGGGCGTTGGAGATGGTGTAGACGTCGTCCAGGCCGGTGGTGAGCAGGAGCTGGCGGGCGAGGAGCTTGGTAATCGCGCGGTTCACCACGTCCGAGTCGCGCAGGGCGTCCTGCTGGCCGGCCGGCTGGTAGTGCGCCACGAGTTCGGCGATTTCTTCGCGGGTGATGGTGGGGTCCGTCTGCGCGGTGACGTGGCGGTCCAGCAGGAGCCGCAGGCGCAGCAGCACGATGGTTTCCACCCGGCTCAGGGCACGCTGCTGGCGCAGGATGCTGGAGCGGGCGCTGCCACCGATCGCGTCGGGGTCAACGGGACGCAGCACCGCGATCTTGCGCTCGTGGTCCAGCTGCAGCGTAAGGAACAGCTCGGAGAGCCGGCTGCGCAGGATCAGCTGGTTGTCCAGCAGTGTTGTCCAGAGTTTCTCGTCCCGGCCGCCGTCGACGTATGGGCCTTTCAGCAGCTTCACGAGGGCTTGGCGGACCTTCATGGGCAGCACGCCGGTATCACCGGGGAAGAGGGCGGCACCGTCCACAAAGGTGTCGCGGGGGCCGACGCCGCTGCTCCCCACCTGCCCCCTAACCTCGCAAGCTCGGTCAGGGAACCCGGCAGGCGTGGCCCCAGGCGCAACCGGCGGTGTCGCGGAGTCTGCCGTCGTCATCTCTTCAGTCATCGCTAATCCTTCTTGAGCGTTACCACCGGCAGGTACGCCTTGCGGGTGGTGCCGTCTATCTGTTCGAAGTCGAGGGCCTCCCACGCCAGCTGGTCAAAGCCGGCGCCGGTGTGGAGTGCGTGCGAGAGGAGCGCCCGGATGGAGTTGATGTGCTGTTCCCCGGGCGGAAGCTGCTCCCACGCCTCCGCGAGGGTGGAGGCCCCCGCAGCCGCGGCGCGGATCGCCTCGGGCCTGGCCTTGGCGGTCCGGGGCGGGCGGACCCGGTCCGAGTCGCTGAACGCGATGGGGTCGGCGAGCTTGGGCGGGGCGGCAAACTCGTCCGGATTGAAGAGCTTGACCATGGCCAGGGATTCGAAACCGGCGTTGAAGAGCACCGGACCGTGGACCAGGCCCGGCCGTTCGCGCTCGTAGGGCAGGGACCGGATGGCCTGTTCCGCCTCGCGCAGCACCTTGCGGAGCCGGACCGACTGGCGGAAGTCGTCGCTCTGGACGTAGGTGTTCAGGCTCTCGCTGAGCTTGCCGTAGATGCGCTGGATCTGGCTGTGCTGCTGCCGAAGTTCGGCCACCAGGTTTTTCAGGGTCTCGCGGTCTTCCGGCGACAGGTCGTCCGCGAACTGGCGGCTGAGGACTTCACCGATCGCGGAGCGAAAGCGCAGCTGCTGCTGCGGGTCCTCGAGGAAGGCGGTGAAGGAACGGAACGTCCTGCCCTCCGGACTCTGGCGCAGCCGCTTGTCCGCCTCAAGAACCTGCGCCATCGTGGCGCCCTTGGTCAGGGATTCCTCGATGATCTGGTTCCGGAGCTCGCCCACGAGCTCCTCGATGCGGTCACGCATCTTCTTGTAGTCCGCGGGCAGGCTGGCGGCGAGGTCCAGGATGTTGCCGGCGGCTTCCACAGCCTGGTCGTCGTCGAGCAGGCCGTCGAAGTCACCGGAGCTGATGTCCTCGATCAGCTGCTGCCGCTCCTCGATCTCCTCCTCCAGCGCTTCCAGCCGTGCGCTCTGGTCCGGGTTGGTCTCGTTGGCGAGCTTCTCCACGTCACCCAGGAGAGTGCCTAGCCGGGAGCCGTTAAGCGTGGACCTTTCGCTGGAGAGGCTGTCCAGGAACGCCAGCACGCGGGCGGCCGCCTCCGTGACCTCGTAAACGATCTGTCCCGACTGGTTCCTGCGCGTCAGGAACTGCTTGCGGGTCCACTCGTCGCCGAAGGACTTCCCGTTGGCATGCCCGCCCAGCCCCGGGTCCCGGCGGCGCAACTGCTCAAGGAAGGAGTCGACGTCGGCGTGGAATTCTTCCAGCGGAAGCTGCGGCCGGGTGCGGGTAAAGGACGCCTGCAGGACCGCGATTACCCACGGGGCGGAACGGGTGAGGGCCCATGCCGGCCCTTGGGTGAGGAGCTCAAGGTCCCTGAGCCTGGCGCTGATCGCATCAGCGGAGGACGTGGCGGACCGGGGCACACACTCTCCTTCAGCAACTTGGGGGATGGTCTGGGCAGCGGAAACCCGAAAACTGCCAACTACAAGGTTAACGCAGAGCCACAGGCCGGCCCGCGCCGCGATCCCGGGAGAACCCCTAAACGGACGCGGTTGCCCGAAAGGCAACGTTACGGGTGTGACAGATGAGGTTTTCGCAATCAGTCTGTGACCTACGCAAGAGTATTGTCTCGATCCCGTATCAAGGCGGCCACAAGGTGGCCGAGACGCTGGAGGAAGCTTCGCTCCTGGCCCTAGTCTCGAGCTACTGATCCATCCGCAGCAACGGCGCAGGGGGAAGCATGGAGTTCGACTTGAGTGCAGTGGAGACAGCCACCTTGGTGTTCATTGGAACGCTGATGTTTGCCCTGGTGCTTGTCTTGTTCGTGGCGGTGGCGGCATTCGCCGCACTCGTCCTGGTAGGCGTGGGGAGGCTGGCCTGGCTGGTCATTGCCGCGGCGCTGCTCCGGACCGTCCACGCGATCAACCACGTCTGGGACAGCCTGGTACACCACGCCTCTGCGGTCGAGTTTCCGGCGGAGTTTCAGGGGCAGCCGTCCCCTAGCACCGGAACCTACCCGCGGGTAGCATTGAGGGACAGCTGAAGGGTTCTCCACCCGCGGCGGACCCAGGGCTTTGAGCCGGTCATCCGGTTAGAGGAGATGCCCCGTGAGCTCCGCCACTGAGAGCCAGGCGACTGAACGCCCGGCCACTGACAGCACGGCAGCAGGCACCACGGCTGCGGACGGCACTGGTGCCGTCCCGCCCGTGGACAGTCCCGCGTCCCAAACGCCCGTCGCTCCAGAGAAGATCGGCGCGGGCGCGTCCGCCGAGGACGCCCGCGCCATTGCCGAAGCAGCACGCGAAACCGAGTGGGCCAGGCCCAGCTTCGCCAAGGGCCTGTACCTCGGCAGCTTTGACCTGGGCCTCATCCATCCCTGGCCCGCCGCCAAACCCGATGACGTGGAACGCGGCGAGGCCTTCATGGCACAGCTGACGGAGTTCTGCCGCACCATGTCCGGCCGGACCATCGAACGCGACGCGAAAATTCCCGACGAATACCTCCGCGGCCTGGCAGAGCTGGGCGTGTTCGGCATGAAGATTCCACAGGAGTACCGCGGCCTGGGCCTGTCCCTGGTCTATTACGGCCGCGCGCTGGCCCTGCTCGGATCTGTGCACCCGAGCCTGGGGGCCCTGCTCTCCGCCCACCAGTCCATCGGTGTGCCGGAACCGGTGAAGGTGTTCGGCACACCCGAGCAGAAACGCAAGTACCTGCCGCGCTGCGCGGACGGGGCGGTCACGGCATTCCTGCTGACCGAGCCCGACGTCGGCAGCGACCCCGCCCGGATGGGCAGCACCGCTGTTCCCAGTGCCGACGGCGAGTCGTACGTTCTGGACGGCGTCAAACTCTGGACCACCAACGGCGTGATCGCCGAGCTCGTGGTGGTGATGGCCGTGGTGCCGCAGCACACCGATGCGGGCGGCGCCGTCCACAAGGGCGGCATTACCGCCTTCGTCGTGGAAATGGACTCCCCCGGAATCACGGTGGAGAACCGCAACACCTTCATGGGGCTGCGCGGCATCGAGAACGGCGTGACCAGGTTCCACCAGGTCCGCGTGCCCGCCGCCAATCGGCTGGGCCGTGAAGGCCAGGGCCTGAAGATTGCGCTCACTACACTGAACACCGGCAGGCTTTCGCTGCCAGCGCTGTGCGTGGCGACCGGCCGCTGGAGCCTCAAGATCGCCCGGGAATGGGCCAACGCCCGCACACAGTGGGGCCGCCCGATAGGTAAGCACGAAGCCGTGAGCAAGAAGATAGCGTTCATCGCAGCAACTGCATTCGCCCTGGACGCCGTGTTCGAGCTGTCCGCGGAGATGGCCGATGCCGGGCAAAAGGACGTCCGCATCGAGGCGGCACTGGCCAAACTGTGGTCCACCGAGATCAGCTACCGGATCGCGGACGAACTTGTGCAGATTCGCGGCGGCCGCGGCTTTGAGACGGCCGACTCGCTTGAGGCCCGCGGCGAGCGTGCCGTCCCCGCGGAGCAGCAGCTGCGCGACCTGCGGATCAACCGCATCTTCGAGGGATCGTCCGAGATCATGCGGCTGCTGATAGCCCGCGAGGCCGTGGACGCGCACCTCGCCGCCGCCGGGGACCTGGCCTCCGCGGAGGCGAGCCTTTCGGACAAGGCGCGGGCAGCCGTCGGCGCCTCCGGCTTCTACGCAAAATGGCTGCCCAAACTGGTGGCGGGCCCGGGCATGGATCCGCGCTCCTACAGTGATTTCGGGCGGCTGGCCAAGCACCTCCGCTTCGTGGAGCGGTCCTCGCGCCGGCTCGCCCGCCAGACCTTCTACGGCATGGGCCGCTGGCAGGCCCGCCTTGAGCACAAACAGGCGTTCCTGGGCCGGATCGTGGACATCGGTGCCGAACTGTTCGCCATGGCCGCCAGCTGCTCCCGCGCCGAGATGCTGCTCCGCACAGCACCCGAACGCGGCGCCACCGCGTTTGAACTGGCCGACGCCTTCTGCGAGCAGGCACGCGTCCGGGTGGACGAGTACTTCGACCAGCTGTGGCGGAACACCGACGACGGCGACCGCGACGTGGCGCGCAAGGTGCTGGCCGGCAACTACACGTGGCTGGAGGCCGGTGTGCTGGACCAGTCCGAAGGGACCGGTCCCTGGATCGCCGATGCCTCCGCCCGCGAGTCGACCAAGGAGAACCTGCACCGCGCCTACCGCTGACCGCGCCCGTCACAAGACGCTACGCACGGGGCACCCAGGCACCCGACCTGACCTCCACGCCGCCCCTGACAAGGGAAGACGCGCCACACCAAGATACTAAGCATCCTTGCTAATGCCCATTGAACGGAGTTAGCTAGAAAGTGAGGCCGGCGCCTTGGCCTCGGCATTGCGTTGCCCGGCTTAGGCCCCTGAGCCCGGGTCCGTTCAATGAAAGCGAGTAACCTGATGAGCAGCCCAATCGGCTCCGGGGACAGACGCCCCCGGCGCATTTCCTCTGAATCAGGCACGTCCGAAACCGGCAGGTCCGAACACAACAGGCCTGAACACAGCGCGGCAGAGCCCTACCCTGCCACCTACAGCTCCGCGGATCGCAGTTCGGCAGACGCGCCCACGGAAGCTACTCCTGTCTACGATGCCACCCAGACCCGGCGTTCGGACCATCCCGGCGTCACCAGCACCGGCGCCACGACGGACACGCACACCCGGGCACTCAACACCACGGACACGCCATACGCCGAGCGCGACTACACCCCCGGCAATGAACCGGACGGCCGCCCGGACACAGCACGGCCCGACGACCCGGCCTTTGCCACCCGGGAGATGGCAGCGGCCCGCCAAAAGGAGGCGTTCGGCGGCATGAAGATCGGCTCGGCGTTCTTTGGCTGGCTGGCCGCCACGGGCATGGCTGTGCTGTTGACCGCCCTGGTCGCCGCGGCCGGGACTGCCGTGGGACTTGCCACGAACACCGACGTGAACGCCGCCGTGGGCCGGGCTGCCTCGAACCAGACAGTGGGAATCGCGGGCATCATCGTCCTGCTGGTCATCCTCTTCGCTTCCTACTACAGCGGAGGCTACGTCGCCGGCAGGATGGCCCGGTTCAATGGCGCGAAGCAGGGGTTCATGGTGTGGATCTGGGCCCTGATCGCCGCTGTGCTGGTGGCCGTGCTCGGCATGATCGCCGGCGAGCAGTTCAATATCCTGGCGCAGCTGAACAGCTTCCCCCGGATTCCGGTCAACGAGGGCCAGGTGACCACCACCGGCATCATTGCCGCCGTCGTGGTCGCCCTGGTGGCGCTGGTTGGTGCCGTACTGGGCGGCATGGCCGGCATGCACTTCCACCGCAAGGTGGACCGCGCCGGCTTCACTCCCACGGCGGATTATGAGGAGCACTGAATAGGAGGACCGCTGACCGGCTGCCGGTCATTTCCTACCGGTAATGCGCGACGGCGTCCACGTAGTACCAGCGCCGGTCCACCCTGAGGAAGCGGCTCGTTTCATGGTGGACGCCCCGCTCGCCGTCCTGACGGAAGTGCGCCTTGAATTCCACGACGCCTTCGGTATCGAGCGGGCCGCCCCGCTCGACGGACACAATGTCCAGCCGCCGCCACTCCAGGCCCGGCTCGAACTCCAGCTCCGCGGGCCGTGTGCTGGAGTGCCATGTTTTCAGCAGGTAGCCGGCATCCAGCAGGACGAAGGCAGAGTAGCGGGAACGCATCAGCTGCTCGGCGGTGGCTGCCTCTGCAGCGCCGCTGTGGAACCGGCCGCAGCAGTCGGCGTAATGCTCGCCGGAAAGGCACGGGCAATTACCGGTAAAGGGTTCTGGCTCGGTCATGGCATCCCTGGGAACGTGGTGGGTCGCTTGCTGAATCAGACTATAGGCGGCTTGATACGGCCGGGTCCTATAACAGCTTTGAAACAACAGTTGCCGGTACTTGCCATGAGGGCATGTCGGCAGTAAATAGTCCGTATGGTGGTTAGGGGCTGATTTCCGGCGTAATCACCGGGCTCGATCACGTCGGTGACGGGCCGGGCGCGCCGATGGTAAGGAGGGTGAAGTGGAAGATCCGACAACGATTGCACTGAACCTGACCTTTTTTGGCACCCTGGGTGTTGCCTTCCTGATGTTCATCGGCCTGTGC from Arthrobacter globiformis harbors:
- a CDS encoding acyl-CoA dehydrogenase family protein, whose protein sequence is MDSPASQTPVAPEKIGAGASAEDARAIAEAARETEWARPSFAKGLYLGSFDLGLIHPWPAAKPDDVERGEAFMAQLTEFCRTMSGRTIERDAKIPDEYLRGLAELGVFGMKIPQEYRGLGLSLVYYGRALALLGSVHPSLGALLSAHQSIGVPEPVKVFGTPEQKRKYLPRCADGAVTAFLLTEPDVGSDPARMGSTAVPSADGESYVLDGVKLWTTNGVIAELVVVMAVVPQHTDAGGAVHKGGITAFVVEMDSPGITVENRNTFMGLRGIENGVTRFHQVRVPAANRLGREGQGLKIALTTLNTGRLSLPALCVATGRWSLKIAREWANARTQWGRPIGKHEAVSKKIAFIAATAFALDAVFELSAEMADAGQKDVRIEAALAKLWSTEISYRIADELVQIRGGRGFETADSLEARGERAVPAEQQLRDLRINRIFEGSSEIMRLLIAREAVDAHLAAAGDLASAEASLSDKARAAVGASGFYAKWLPKLVAGPGMDPRSYSDFGRLAKHLRFVERSSRRLARQTFYGMGRWQARLEHKQAFLGRIVDIGAELFAMAASCSRAEMLLRTAPERGATAFELADAFCEQARVRVDEYFDQLWRNTDDGDRDVARKVLAGNYTWLEAGVLDQSEGTGPWIADASARESTKENLHRAYR
- a CDS encoding DUF3375 family protein — its product is MPRSATSSADAISARLRDLELLTQGPAWALTRSAPWVIAVLQASFTRTRPQLPLEEFHADVDSFLEQLRRRDPGLGGHANGKSFGDEWTRKQFLTRRNQSGQIVYEVTEAAARVLAFLDSLSSERSTLNGSRLGTLLGDVEKLANETNPDQSARLEALEEEIEERQQLIEDISSGDFDGLLDDDQAVEAAGNILDLAASLPADYKKMRDRIEELVGELRNQIIEESLTKGATMAQVLEADKRLRQSPEGRTFRSFTAFLEDPQQQLRFRSAIGEVLSRQFADDLSPEDRETLKNLVAELRQQHSQIQRIYGKLSESLNTYVQSDDFRQSVRLRKVLREAEQAIRSLPYERERPGLVHGPVLFNAGFESLAMVKLFNPDEFAAPPKLADPIAFSDSDRVRPPRTAKARPEAIRAAAAGASTLAEAWEQLPPGEQHINSIRALLSHALHTGAGFDQLAWEALDFEQIDGTTRKAYLPVVTLKKD
- a CDS encoding YrzE family protein, with amino-acid sequence MSSPIGSGDRRPRRISSESGTSETGRSEHNRPEHSAAEPYPATYSSADRSSADAPTEATPVYDATQTRRSDHPGVTSTGATTDTHTRALNTTDTPYAERDYTPGNEPDGRPDTARPDDPAFATREMAAARQKEAFGGMKIGSAFFGWLAATGMAVLLTALVAAAGTAVGLATNTDVNAAVGRAASNQTVGIAGIIVLLVILFASYYSGGYVAGRMARFNGAKQGFMVWIWALIAAVLVAVLGMIAGEQFNILAQLNSFPRIPVNEGQVTTTGIIAAVVVALVALVGAVLGGMAGMHFHRKVDRAGFTPTADYEEH
- a CDS encoding YchJ family protein; translation: MTEPEPFTGNCPCLSGEHYADCCGRFHSGAAEAATAEQLMRSRYSAFVLLDAGYLLKTWHSSTRPAELEFEPGLEWRRLDIVSVERGGPLDTEGVVEFKAHFRQDGERGVHHETSRFLRVDRRWYYVDAVAHYR
- a CDS encoding DUF4194 domain-containing protein, giving the protein MTEEMTTADSATPPVAPGATPAGFPDRACEVRGQVGSSGVGPRDTFVDGAALFPGDTGVLPMKVRQALVKLLKGPYVDGGRDEKLWTTLLDNQLILRSRLSELFLTLQLDHERKIAVLRPVDPDAIGGSARSSILRQQRALSRVETIVLLRLRLLLDRHVTAQTDPTITREEIAELVAHYQPAGQQDALRDSDVVNRAITKLLARQLLLTTGLDDVYTISNALPLALPFDNIGDIPAQIEALMAATADPSGTEPLLELEADTADPAEDTDDEAQGDGAAESKAASEAEASK